The following coding sequences lie in one Mycobacterium gordonae genomic window:
- the mmsB gene encoding 3-hydroxyisobutyrate dehydrogenase — protein sequence MTTRLAIAFLGLGNMGAPMAANLIGAGHLVRGYDPVPTAASAAADKGVTVFGTPSEAVADADVVITMLPNGDVVKRCYAEVLPAARPGALFIDSSTISVNDAREAHELAGSHGMAQLDAPVSGGVKGATAGTLAFMVGGEPDALERARPVLKPMAGKVIHCGDAGAGQAAKVCNNMVLAVQQIAIGEAFVLAEKLGLSAQSLFDVITGATGNCWAVHTNCPVPGPVPTSPANNDFKPGFAAALMNKDLRLAMDAVASTGSAAPLGSHAAEIYAKFAASQPDKDFSAVIEMLRGG from the coding sequence ATGACAACACGTCTTGCGATCGCGTTCCTGGGGCTGGGCAATATGGGCGCGCCGATGGCAGCCAATCTGATCGGCGCGGGCCATCTGGTGCGCGGCTACGATCCGGTACCGACGGCCGCAAGCGCCGCCGCCGACAAGGGTGTCACAGTGTTCGGCACCCCCAGCGAGGCGGTGGCCGATGCCGATGTCGTGATCACCATGCTGCCCAACGGCGATGTGGTCAAACGCTGCTACGCCGAAGTGCTGCCCGCCGCGCGCCCCGGGGCGTTGTTCATCGACAGCTCCACCATCTCGGTCAACGACGCCCGGGAGGCGCACGAGCTGGCCGGTTCGCACGGGATGGCGCAACTCGACGCACCAGTGTCCGGTGGCGTCAAGGGAGCGACGGCCGGGACATTGGCTTTCATGGTCGGCGGCGAGCCCGACGCCCTGGAACGCGCCCGCCCGGTGCTAAAACCGATGGCGGGCAAGGTGATTCACTGCGGCGATGCCGGAGCCGGTCAGGCCGCCAAAGTGTGCAACAACATGGTGCTGGCGGTGCAGCAGATCGCGATCGGCGAGGCGTTCGTGTTAGCCGAGAAGCTCGGCCTGTCGGCGCAGTCGCTGTTCGACGTGATCACCGGGGCGACCGGCAACTGCTGGGCGGTACACACCAATTGCCCTGTGCCAGGACCGGTTCCGACGTCCCCGGCCAACAACGACTTCAAGCCCGGCTTCGCGGCGGCGCTGATGAACAAGGACCTGAGGTTGGCGATGGACGCAGTCGCCTCGACCGGTTCGGCCGCGCCCCTTGGCAGCCACGCCGCCGAGATCTACGCCAAATTCGCCGCCTCCCAACCCGATAAGGACTTCAGCGCGGTCATCGAAATGCTGCGGGGCGGCTGA
- a CDS encoding HNH endonuclease: MFELDWFSRVDPAATEAELVARIGQLELVKSAAAAGQARAAAALDAARRAAESAAGVPAAKRGRGVASEVALARHDSPARGGRHLGLAKALVHEMPCTLAALEQGALTEWRATLIVRESACLDLEDRRELDRELCAAADQLAGWGDKRITAAAQKIAYRLDAQAVVDRAAHAVEDRTVTIRPAPDNMTRVNALLPLAQGVGVYAALRRAADTTSDGRTRGQVMADTLVERITATPATTAASIALNVVISDRALLGNDNDPATVEGYGPIPAEVARRWLTAAHADATALTSLRRLYANPTTGALVAMESRARAFPRALAEFINLRDQTCRTPYCDAPIRHRDHITPVAHGGTTTATNGQGLCERCNYAKESPGWRVTTHDANGVHTTEFITPTDARYRSAAPPIYTFVHTSAAEDALGIRLIDFHAA; this comes from the coding sequence GTGTTCGAACTCGATTGGTTCTCGCGGGTCGACCCTGCCGCCACCGAGGCGGAACTGGTCGCGCGCATCGGACAGTTGGAGCTAGTCAAGTCCGCTGCGGCCGCAGGGCAGGCCCGCGCGGCGGCCGCGCTGGATGCGGCCCGGCGCGCGGCGGAGTCGGCGGCGGGGGTACCCGCTGCCAAACGGGGCCGGGGGGTGGCCAGCGAAGTCGCGTTGGCCCGCCACGATTCCCCCGCACGCGGAGGCCGGCACCTGGGATTGGCCAAAGCCCTGGTGCACGAGATGCCCTGCACCCTGGCCGCCCTGGAACAAGGCGCGCTCACCGAATGGCGAGCCACCCTGATCGTGCGCGAATCGGCCTGCCTGGACCTCGAGGACCGCCGCGAGCTGGACCGCGAACTATGCGCCGCGGCAGACCAGCTCGCGGGGTGGGGCGACAAACGCATCACCGCCGCGGCCCAGAAAATCGCCTACCGCCTTGACGCACAAGCCGTGGTCGATCGCGCCGCCCACGCCGTCGAAGACCGCACCGTCACCATCCGCCCGGCTCCGGACAACATGACCCGGGTCAACGCCCTGCTACCCCTGGCCCAGGGCGTCGGGGTCTATGCCGCGCTGCGCCGCGCCGCCGACACCACCTCAGATGGCCGCACCCGCGGCCAGGTCATGGCCGACACCCTGGTCGAGCGCATCACCGCCACCCCGGCCACCACTGCGGCCTCGATCGCCCTGAACGTCGTCATCTCCGACCGCGCCCTGCTCGGCAACGACAACGACCCCGCCACCGTCGAGGGCTACGGCCCCATCCCCGCCGAGGTAGCCCGCCGCTGGCTGACCGCCGCGCACGCCGATGCCACCGCGCTGACCAGCCTGCGCCGCCTCTACGCCAACCCCACCACCGGCGCACTGGTGGCCATGGAATCACGCGCCCGAGCCTTCCCCCGCGCGCTGGCCGAGTTCATCAACCTGCGCGACCAAACCTGCCGCACCCCCTACTGCGACGCCCCCATCCGCCACCGCGACCACATCACCCCCGTCGCACACGGCGGCACCACCACCGCCACCAACGGCCAAGGCCTCTGCGAACGCTGCAACTACGCCAAAGAATCACCCGGCTGGCGCGTCACCACCCACGACGCCAACGGCGTACACACCACCGAATTCATCACCCCCACCGACGCCCGCTACCGATCCGCCGCACCACCGATCTACACCTTCGTCCACACCAGCGCAGCCGAAGACGCGCTCGGCATCCGACTCATCGACTTCCACGCCGCCTAG
- a CDS encoding anti-sigma factor family protein yields the protein MTGPVRQEHSGDTHRYATWDAAYVLGSLSSAERREFETHLAECPSCREAVAELGGIPALLSQLSRDDVAAINEAGPAPTEPELLPSLLEMVRWRRRRTRLIWLASAAAAVVLGIGVLLGVNGYVAAHSQSTTSAQPMAQVGTKLLTSTISLSSENWGTFINLKCFCLAPPDAPHDTLAMVVVGRDGSHTRLATWVAEPGHSATPAGSISTPMEQIAAVQVVAADSGQVLLERSM from the coding sequence ATGACGGGTCCGGTGAGGCAAGAACATTCCGGCGACACGCACCGCTACGCGACGTGGGATGCCGCTTACGTGTTGGGGTCGCTGTCGAGCGCCGAGCGGCGCGAATTCGAGACGCATCTGGCCGAATGCCCGTCCTGCCGCGAAGCCGTCGCCGAACTCGGCGGCATTCCGGCGTTGCTATCGCAGCTGAGCCGCGACGACGTGGCCGCCATCAACGAGGCTGGACCGGCGCCGACGGAACCGGAGTTGCTGCCGTCGCTGTTGGAGATGGTGCGCTGGCGGCGCCGTCGCACCCGGCTGATCTGGTTGGCTTCCGCCGCAGCGGCGGTGGTGCTGGGCATCGGTGTCCTGTTGGGGGTCAACGGCTATGTCGCCGCGCATTCTCAGTCGACCACCTCGGCACAGCCGATGGCTCAGGTCGGCACCAAGCTGCTGACGTCAACGATCTCCCTGTCCAGCGAAAATTGGGGGACCTTCATCAACCTGAAGTGCTTCTGCCTGGCGCCGCCCGACGCCCCGCACGACACCCTGGCCATGGTGGTGGTGGGCCGCGACGGCAGCCACACTCGACTGGCGACTTGGGTGGCCGAACCCGGTCACAGCGCCACCCCGGCCGGCAGCATCTCGACCCCGATGGAGCAGATCGCCGCGGTGCAGGTGGTCGCCGCCGACAGCGGTCAGGTTCTGCTGGAACGTTCGATGTAA
- a CDS encoding acyl-CoA dehydrogenase family protein — MFTLNDEERVITETAAAFADKRMAPYALEWDATKHFPTDVLHEAAELGMAAIYCRDDVGGSGLRRLDGVRIFEQLAIADPVTAAFLSIHNMCAWMIDSFGTDEQRKVWVPRLATMDVIASYCLTEPGAGSDASALSTRAVKQGSDYVLDGVKQFISGAGASDVYVVMARTGSDGPRGISAFVIEKDTPGLSFGAMEEKMGWHAQPTAQVILDGVRIPADAMLGGADGEGTGFGIAMNGLNGGRLNIAACSLGGAQSAFDKAGAYVRERQAFGSALLDEPTIRFTLADMATGLETSRMMLWRAATALDDDAADKVELCAMAKRYVTDTCYEVADKALQLHGGYGYLREYGLEKIVRDLRVHRILEGTNEIMRVVVGRAEAARFRASA, encoded by the coding sequence ATGTTCACTCTCAACGACGAAGAACGGGTGATCACCGAGACGGCGGCAGCCTTCGCCGACAAGCGGATGGCCCCGTATGCACTGGAATGGGATGCCACTAAACACTTCCCGACCGACGTGCTGCACGAAGCCGCCGAGCTGGGGATGGCGGCGATCTATTGCCGTGACGACGTGGGCGGCAGCGGGTTACGCCGCCTGGACGGGGTACGGATCTTCGAACAGTTGGCCATCGCCGACCCGGTCACCGCCGCGTTCCTGTCCATCCACAACATGTGCGCCTGGATGATCGACAGCTTCGGCACCGACGAACAGCGCAAGGTCTGGGTGCCGCGACTGGCGACCATGGACGTCATCGCCAGCTACTGTCTGACCGAGCCCGGCGCGGGGTCGGACGCGAGCGCGTTGAGCACCCGTGCGGTCAAGCAGGGTTCCGATTACGTGCTGGACGGCGTCAAGCAGTTCATCTCCGGCGCGGGGGCGTCCGACGTCTACGTGGTGATGGCACGCACCGGCAGCGACGGCCCGCGCGGCATCTCGGCGTTCGTCATCGAAAAAGACACTCCTGGGCTGAGTTTCGGCGCGATGGAGGAGAAGATGGGCTGGCATGCCCAGCCCACCGCACAGGTGATTCTGGACGGTGTGCGGATCCCGGCCGACGCCATGCTCGGCGGTGCCGACGGTGAGGGCACCGGGTTCGGTATCGCGATGAACGGCCTCAACGGCGGCCGGCTCAACATCGCCGCCTGCTCGCTGGGCGGCGCGCAGTCCGCGTTCGACAAGGCCGGCGCCTATGTCCGCGAGCGTCAGGCATTCGGCTCCGCCCTGCTCGACGAACCCACCATCCGCTTCACCCTTGCCGACATGGCCACCGGACTGGAGACATCGCGAATGATGTTGTGGCGGGCCGCGACTGCGCTGGACGATGACGCCGCCGATAAGGTCGAGCTGTGCGCGATGGCCAAACGCTATGTCACCGACACCTGCTACGAGGTGGCCGACAAGGCGCTACAGCTGCACGGCGGCTACGGCTACCTGCGGGAGTACGGTTTGGAGAAGATCGTCCGCGACCTGCGGGTGCATCGGATCCTGGAAGGAACCAACGAAATCATGCGGGTGGTCGTCGGCCGGGCCGAAGCCGCACGCTTTCGGGCCAGCGCCTAG
- a CDS encoding CoA-acylating methylmalonate-semialdehyde dehydrogenase: MTSQIPHFIDGQRTGGSSTRTADVLNPSTGEVQAIVPMANQADIDAAVASAAEAQKGWAAWNPQRRARVLMRFVDLVNKNIDELAELLSLEHGKTVADAKGDVQRGIEVIEFCIGIPHLLKGDYTEGAGPGIDVYSLRQPLGVVAGITPFNFPAMIPLWKAGPALACGNAFVLKPSERDPSVPVRLAELFLEAGLPPGVFQVVHGDKEAVDAILQHPDIQAVGFVGSSDIAQYIYSQSAATGKRSQCFGGAKNHMIVMPDADLDQAVDALIGAGYGSAGERCMAISVAVPVGEQTADRLRARLIERINGLRVGHSLDPKADYGPLVTEAALTRVRDYIGQGVEAGAELVIDGRERASDDLTFGDANLEGGFFIGPTLFDHVTPEMSIYTDEIFGPVLCIVRAHDYEEALRLPSKHEYGNGVAVFTRDGDTARDFVARVQVGMVGVNVPIPVPVAYHTFGGWKRSGFGDLNQHGPASIQFYTKVKTVTSRWPSGIKDGAEFVIPTMN; encoded by the coding sequence ATGACCTCGCAGATTCCGCACTTCATCGACGGGCAGCGCACCGGCGGCTCCTCCACCCGCACCGCCGACGTTCTCAACCCAAGCACCGGTGAGGTGCAGGCCATCGTCCCGATGGCCAACCAGGCCGATATCGACGCCGCGGTAGCCTCTGCCGCCGAGGCCCAAAAGGGCTGGGCCGCTTGGAATCCGCAGCGCCGCGCCCGGGTGTTGATGAGATTCGTCGACCTGGTCAACAAGAACATCGACGAGCTGGCCGAGCTGCTGTCCCTCGAACACGGCAAGACGGTGGCGGACGCTAAAGGCGACGTCCAGCGTGGCATCGAGGTGATCGAATTCTGCATCGGCATCCCGCACCTGTTGAAAGGCGACTACACCGAGGGCGCCGGCCCGGGCATCGACGTCTACTCGCTGCGCCAGCCACTCGGCGTGGTTGCGGGCATCACCCCGTTCAACTTCCCGGCGATGATTCCGCTGTGGAAGGCCGGACCGGCCCTGGCATGCGGGAATGCGTTCGTGCTCAAGCCAAGCGAACGTGACCCGTCGGTCCCCGTGCGGCTGGCCGAACTGTTCCTCGAAGCCGGCCTGCCACCGGGCGTGTTCCAGGTGGTCCACGGTGACAAGGAAGCCGTCGACGCGATCCTGCAGCACCCCGACATCCAGGCGGTGGGTTTCGTCGGCAGTTCCGACATCGCCCAGTACATCTACAGCCAATCCGCCGCCACTGGAAAACGTTCGCAGTGTTTCGGCGGCGCCAAGAACCACATGATCGTCATGCCCGACGCCGACCTAGATCAGGCCGTCGACGCGCTGATCGGAGCCGGTTACGGCAGCGCCGGCGAACGCTGCATGGCGATCAGTGTCGCCGTCCCGGTCGGTGAACAGACCGCGGACCGATTGCGCGCCAGGCTGATCGAGCGCATCAACGGCCTGCGTGTCGGACACAGTCTGGACCCCAAGGCCGATTACGGCCCGCTGGTCACCGAGGCCGCGCTGACCCGGGTGCGCGACTACATCGGCCAGGGCGTGGAGGCCGGCGCCGAACTGGTCATTGACGGACGCGAACGCGCAAGCGACGACCTGACTTTCGGTGACGCCAATCTCGAAGGCGGCTTCTTCATCGGCCCCACCCTGTTCGATCACGTCACGCCAGAGATGTCCATCTACACCGACGAGATCTTCGGACCGGTGCTGTGCATCGTCCGCGCCCACGACTACGAAGAGGCACTGCGGTTGCCGTCCAAGCACGAATACGGCAACGGCGTGGCGGTGTTCACCCGCGACGGCGACACCGCACGGGACTTCGTCGCCCGGGTCCAGGTAGGCATGGTCGGCGTCAACGTCCCGATCCCAGTTCCAGTGGCATACCACACGTTCGGCGGTTGGAAGCGGTCCGGCTTCGGCGACCTCAACCAGCACGGCCCAGCGTCGATCCAGTTCTACACCAAGGTCAAGACCGTCACATCGCGCTGGCCGTCCGGTATCAAAGACGGTGCCGAATTCGTCATTCCCACAATGAATTAG
- a CDS encoding class I SAM-dependent methyltransferase — protein MTVRDAVMAGIAKQLGHPSGLRGRFIGMLLNRGNRAFVAAAVQALQPRTAGEVADVGFGGAVGLQLLLDSVNPPDLVHGVEISDTMLARAARRYRREIAGGHLTLQQGSLTQLPFDDGQLSGVITVNTIYFVAELDRAFAELARVVSRSGRIVVGLADPDVMAALPTTRHGFHLRPVAEVMETLRRAGLAVEHRRLDRSHLPAHLLICTPASPSG, from the coding sequence ATGACCGTCCGGGACGCCGTCATGGCTGGCATCGCCAAGCAGCTCGGCCATCCGAGCGGGCTGCGCGGGCGGTTCATCGGCATGCTGCTCAATCGTGGCAACCGGGCCTTCGTGGCCGCGGCGGTGCAGGCGCTGCAACCCCGAACGGCAGGTGAGGTGGCCGATGTCGGATTCGGGGGCGCGGTCGGGCTGCAACTCTTGCTTGACAGCGTCAACCCGCCGGACCTGGTACACGGTGTCGAGATTTCGGACACGATGCTGGCTCGTGCGGCGCGTCGGTACCGGCGTGAGATCGCGGGGGGACACCTGACATTGCAGCAGGGATCCCTGACCCAGCTGCCTTTCGACGATGGACAGCTCAGTGGCGTGATCACCGTCAACACCATCTACTTCGTCGCCGAATTGGATCGCGCGTTCGCCGAACTTGCCCGGGTGGTCTCCAGATCGGGCCGCATCGTGGTCGGACTGGCCGACCCCGACGTGATGGCGGCGTTGCCGACCACCAGACACGGGTTTCATCTCCGTCCGGTGGCCGAGGTCATGGAGACTCTGCGCCGCGCCGGACTCGCTGTCGAGCACCGCCGACTGGACCGGAGTCACCTGCCGGCCCATCTGTTGATCTGCACGCCGGCTTCGCCGTCGGGCTGA
- a CDS encoding MarR family transcriptional regulator codes for MADSAKRDPIAAARTNWERAGWGDVSQGMVAVTSVMRAHQILLARVESALRPYDLSFSRYELLRLLAFSRTGALPITKASDRLQVHVTSVTHAIRRLEADGLVQRAPHPTDGRTTLVQITELGRSTVEDATVTLNEQVFADIGIDAAESRALVSSIETLRRNAGDF; via the coding sequence GTGGCTGACTCTGCGAAGCGCGATCCCATCGCTGCGGCGCGGACCAATTGGGAGCGTGCGGGATGGGGCGATGTCTCGCAGGGCATGGTCGCGGTGACATCGGTGATGCGCGCGCACCAGATCCTGTTGGCCCGCGTCGAGTCCGCGCTGCGTCCCTACGATCTGAGCTTCTCCCGCTACGAGTTGCTGCGGCTACTGGCGTTCAGCCGCACCGGGGCGCTGCCGATCACTAAGGCGTCGGATCGACTGCAGGTGCACGTCACCAGCGTCACGCATGCGATCCGGCGGCTGGAAGCAGACGGTCTGGTGCAGCGGGCGCCGCACCCGACCGACGGGCGCACCACGCTCGTCCAGATTACCGAGCTGGGCCGCTCGACGGTCGAGGACGCCACGGTGACGCTCAACGAGCAGGTGTTCGCCGATATCGGGATCGACGCGGCCGAGTCGCGGGCGTTGGTGTCGTCTATCGAGACGTTACGGCGCAACGCGGGGGACTTCTGA
- a CDS encoding lipoprotein LpqH yields the protein MKRELLIAVGAATLVASMTGCSQDEKSSGTSSSSSASSGTSSSAAASPSAAASPAAAGETRVIIGGQAQPVSGPVVCETNQGKFSIAIGDIITGVIVGLEQDGSTVRSAGLGTVDGVVLSFTEGAPGNSAKATKNGNAYQITGTATGVDNAGQQVSKTFEVDATCP from the coding sequence GTGAAGCGTGAGCTATTGATCGCTGTGGGCGCGGCGACCCTCGTCGCGAGCATGACCGGATGCTCCCAAGACGAGAAGTCGTCCGGGACCTCGTCAAGCTCGTCCGCCAGCTCGGGGACCTCATCGAGCGCGGCCGCATCCCCCAGCGCTGCCGCCTCCCCCGCCGCGGCCGGTGAAACAAGGGTGATCATCGGCGGCCAGGCCCAACCTGTCAGCGGACCGGTGGTGTGCGAGACGAACCAGGGCAAGTTCTCCATCGCGATCGGCGACATCATCACCGGCGTGATCGTCGGCCTGGAGCAGGACGGGTCCACCGTCCGCAGCGCCGGCCTGGGCACGGTCGACGGGGTGGTCCTGAGCTTCACCGAAGGCGCTCCCGGCAATAGCGCCAAGGCAACCAAGAACGGCAACGCCTATCAAATCACCGGCACCGCAACAGGTGTGGACAACGCCGGGCAACAGGTCAGCAAGACCTTTGAGGTCGACGCCACCTGCCCCTAG